The Palleronia sp. THAF1 genome window below encodes:
- a CDS encoding nitroreductase family protein has protein sequence MSYIPEPLPVRDRPADPVSALEDLRDLMSKRRTVRDFSDRAVPRDAIEQAIAIAGTAPSGANHQPWHFVAIQNADLKARIRQAAEEEERAFYDGAAGDAWLDALAPIGTDADKPHLTDAAWLIVVFAQRYGIDATGERFKHYYVPESTGIACGFLIAALHQAGLDCLTHTPAPMGFLREICERPEHEKPIMILAVGYAADNAQVPKHAGQKKPLGEILTVR, from the coding sequence ATGAGCTATATTCCAGAACCTCTACCCGTCCGCGATCGCCCCGCTGATCCAGTCTCTGCGTTGGAGGATCTACGTGACCTGATGTCCAAGCGCCGAACCGTACGCGACTTTTCGGACCGCGCAGTGCCGCGGGACGCTATCGAGCAGGCCATCGCCATCGCGGGCACGGCGCCTTCGGGGGCCAATCACCAACCTTGGCATTTCGTGGCGATCCAGAACGCTGATCTGAAAGCGCGTATCCGGCAGGCGGCGGAAGAGGAAGAGCGCGCCTTTTACGACGGGGCTGCAGGCGACGCATGGCTGGACGCGCTGGCCCCCATCGGCACCGACGCCGACAAGCCGCATCTGACAGATGCCGCTTGGCTTATCGTCGTCTTCGCGCAGCGCTACGGGATCGACGCGACGGGTGAGCGGTTCAAGCACTACTACGTTCCCGAAAGCACGGGCATCGCCTGCGGCTTCCTGATCGCGGCGTTACATCAGGCGGGGCTGGATTGTTTGACGCACACGCCTGCTCCCATGGGGTTCCTGCGCGAGATTTGCGAGCGGCCCGAGCATGAGAAGCCGATCATGATTCTCGCTGTGGGCTATGCGGCAGACAATGCGCAGGTCCCGAAGCACGCGGGCCAGAAGAAGCCTTTGGGCGAGATTTTGACGGTGCGGTAG